The genomic segment GGGCAAGAAGCTCTGGGACAAGCGGCAGGCGATGGCCGAGCGCGACTCGAAGCGCGAGGCCGACCGGGTGGCCGCCCGGCACTAGTCCGGGCTCAGAGGCTAGACCGCGGCGCTGTGGGCGAGGCCCGGGGGCTCCTCCTCGTCGCCGGGATCGAGCACGTCCTCCGCGAGCATGCCCTCCTCGTCGTCCTCGTCCTCGGCGGCGGCGGTGGGCACCGGCCGGTTGGAGCGGGTCTCGATCACCACCTGTGCGGCGAGGGCGTCGATCGCGGCGCGGAGGTCGCGCAGCCCGTCCCCGGTCACCGAGGAGATCACGATCGGCTCGGTCTCGGCGATCTGGCGGAGGCCGGCGACGACATGGGGCAGCTCGGCGGGAGGTACCAGGTCGGCCTTGGAGACCACCAGGAGCGCGGGCTGGTCGGCGTCCATGGAGTGGAGCGTCTCCAGCACCGTGGTCAGCTGGCTCTGGGCCTCGGGGTGCGACGCGTCGACCACGACCGCGAGCATGCGGGCGGCGCGCACCTCCTCGAGGGTGGCGGCGAAGGCCTGGACCAGCTCGGTGGGCAGGTTCTGGATGAACCCGACGGTGTCGGTGAGGATCACCCGGCGCGAGGACGGCAGGCTGAGCAGTCGCGAGGTGGGGTCGAGGGTGGCGAAGAGCAGGTCGTCGGCGAGCACGTCCGAGTTGGTCAGCCGGTTGAGCAGCGTCGATTTGCCCGCGTTGGTGTAGCCGACCAGCGCGCAGGTGGCGAGGGGGACGTCGAGCCGCGCCTTGCGCTGGGTGGTGCGCCGCCGCTCCAGCTCCTTGAGGCGGACCCGCAGGCGCTTCAGCCGCTGGCCGACGAGGCGGCGGTCGACCTCGATCTGGGTCTCACCCGGGCCGCTGCGGGTGCCCACGCCGCCGCGCTGGCGCTCGAGGTGGCGCCAGCCGCCGGCGAGGCGGGGGAGGAGGTGCTCGAGCTGGGCCATCTCCACCTGGATGCGCCCCTCGGCGGTGCGCGCCCGGCGGGCGAAGATGGCGAGGATGACCTCGGTGCGGTCGAGCACCGGGACCTTCCAGGCGGCCTGCAGGTTGCGCTGCTGGCGGGGGGTCAGGGAATCGTTGACCAGCACCGCGGGGCGGTCCAGCTCACCGAGCGCCGCCTCCATCGTCTCGACGGTGCCGGTGCGCAGATAGGTGGCGGGATGGGGCTCGCGGAGCTGGATGAGGCGCCGGTCGGCGACCTCGGCTCCGAGGGTGCGCGCCAGCTCCTCGAGCTCGTCGAGCTGGATCTCCGCACCCTCGCGGCGGTTGCCACCGCTGTGGGTGCCGATCAGGGCGACCCGGGTGATCGTGGCCCCGACGGTGGGGTCGGCGCCGCTGAGAGTGGGGGGCTGGTTCGGGGTCTTGGTCTTGGTCTGGGCCATGATGTAGAGACTACGGGAAGGCTACCCCCGCGAACCGTGTTTGAAGCAGGGTCGGCGGGGTACCATGACAGCCTCACGCGGTCGCATGCCCGCCTGCCTGGCACCCCGGTGATGGGGGCGTATGGTTTCGACGGGGTCGTGGATTGTGGGATGGCGAGCCGAGCCCCGGGCTCGTAAAACCGGGAAAAATATATGTGCGAACAGCACTCCCGCCTACGCTCTCGCTGCCTAAGCCAGAGTAAGGCAAACGCTCAGGCTTCGGCCTGACGTCGACCGGACCCTCGGCCTCGGGGTCCGGACCCGACGTTAATACCAGCGGTCTTGCCGCCCGGTGGCGCCACGGCGCCGGGCGGGACATCCACCGTGGCTGGCCCGAGCACAGCCTGGTCCCAGGGCGTTGCTCGGGTGAGATCAAAACCGGGACTACGCTCGTAGAGGTCTCACGGGACGCGGCTTCGGACCCGGGTTCGATACCCGGCGCCTCCACCACCGGGGTCGACTCGGAATCGGCCCCGGTGGCGGCCCACCTGGTCAGCACGGCGGCCTCGACGATGAGGCTGTACCGGATCACCGGGTCCAACCTGCTGCCGCCCCTGCCCGGCGGGCGGTCATGACCTCAGCCCCGCCTCACGTGTCTGAGCACAGTAGGCGTGGAGCGCCTCGCACACCACGGAGCCGCGCTCGAGGCGCTCCTCATCGGTCGAGCAGCCGTCCCGAACACCGGTGAACAGCGCGAGGACACCTGGCGACTCCAGCGGTGTCGTGTCCTCGTGGGGGAGGTCGGCGCCACGGACGATCGCCGCCATCCGCCGCAGTCCCTCATCAGCCAGCTCGTACGTCTCGATGAGGGCGTCGAGAGTGCAGCGCCCGCGGCGGTGCCCGAGCTCCGCCCCCCGAAGATCGAAGGGGATTCCGTCGACGGCGCTGACCTCGACGTTCCGGGGGATGAAGCCGAAGGTCGCCTCGGGGTCGACGAAGCGGCGGATGGCCCAGGCGGTGGCGATGCGGTCGACGTGGATGCGCTCGCGGGTGACGTAGTGCACCTCGGCTCTCCTAGGCGCCTGGAACGCTGTCGGTCACCGGCGTCAGCTTGCGGCTGATGCCCTGCCGGAAGGCGAGGCATCGGTCGATGGTGGTGGCGGCCTCGCGGCGGCCCGGAGCGTTCAGGTAGTCACGGGTACGGATCTTCTGGAAGCGGCGTTGGAGGGCCACGAGCTCGTTCTCGGTCCGCAGCCGCACCGCGTAGTCGGCGTCGGTCCCCGGGCCAGGGTGCTCGCCGGCTCGCCGGAGGAACGTCATCGCGTCCTCTCGAAGGGCGTCGTACTCCGCCTGGCGGTCGGCGATGATGCGGGCCCGGATGCGTCTCTCCTCGCCGCCCGGGAGCCGCGTCACCGGGAGCACCCAGGCATCGCCCCCGTGCTGTTCCACCTCCTGCGCCAACCAGTCCAACTGCTCCTCCAGCTCCTCGGTGAAGGGCAGGGCGGCGGCGCCGGGCGTGAGGACGGTGGCGCCGAGCCGGCGAAGCGATCGCCACATCCCCACCCGCTCGGTGCTGCCGCCGGTGGGCAGCCGCCAGGCCAGGACGAGCCAGGTTGGGGAGGGTTGGGCAGGCATCGCGGTGCCAGTGTATGCGAAAGGTAGCGTAGGCTACTTATCGAGCTCTGGGCGTGGTCCTCCCTCCCACGCCCTCAGCGGTGCAGGAGGAGACCCGCACCGGCGCAGCCGAGCACGATGAACGGCTCCTTGACCTTCAGCTTCCAGATCAGGGCCAGGCTGGCCAGCGCGATGGCCGTGGTGGCGAGGTCCACGACAGCGCCCCGGATGAGGACGATGGTCGCTCCGGCGATGGCGCCCGCCGCCGCGGCCGTGGCTCCCTTGACGAACGCCTTCAGCTGGCTGTTCTCCCGGTGGCGGATGAACCAGCGCCCCGGGACCACCACGCCGAGGTAGATCGGCGTGAAGATGGCGACGGTCGCCACCACCGCTCCGGCGAAGCCGGCCACCAGGTAGCCGATGAAGGCCGCCGTGATCACCACGGGCCCTGGCGTGATCAGGCCCATGGCGACGGCGTCGAGGAACTGACGCTCGGTCAGCCAGTGGTGGTCGTGGACAACTCCCTCGCGCAGGAAGGGGACGATCGCCAGGCCGCTGCCGAAGATGAACGTCCCCGCCTTGAGGAAGAACAGGCCGAGGGTCGCAAGGGTTCCCGCGGACAGCGTCACCGCGGTCGCCGCAACCAGGCTGGGATGGCTGCCGCCGGAGGGAACGAGCAGAGCCGCGCGTCCCGGGAGTCGCAGCCAGCGCGGGGGCGCCTCGGCGGCCACCATGAGCAGACCCGCCCCGATGAACAGCAGGGCGATCTCGGCTCCGGTCGCGGCGGTGATCGTCATGATCACCGCGGAGATGGCCCACAGCCTGGCGTCACGTCGATTGGTGAGGCGGGCCAGCTTGATGGCGGCGAGGACGATGATCGCCATGACCCCTGGGGCGATGCCGTAGAAGAGCGCCTGGACGACGGGGACGCCCTCGTAGTGCACGTACACGACGGCGACGCTCACGACCAGGATGAAGGACGGGAGGATGAAAGGCAGGGCGATGATCGCGGCCCCCGGCGCTCCCTTCCGCAGGTAGCCGACCCACATCGCCACCTGCGCCGCAAGGGGTCCCGGCATCATCTGGCCGAGGGCGACCCCGTTCAGGAACTCCTGCCGGTCGAGCCATCGGCGACGCTCCACGAGATCGCGCTGCATGTAGCCGACGCTGGCGATGGGGCCGCCGAATCCGAAGGTGCCCAGATAGAGGAAGTACCGCAGCAAGGCGGCGAAGCTGCCCACGGGAGCCGGCGAGGCGGCGTCCACGCCGCTCCCGTCCGCATCGACCACGGTCGGAACAGCGGCAGCCGTTCTGCGCTGCCTCAGCCTCCCGAGCATGACGTCCCTCGGTGGCGTTGCTGGAGGATGGGAATCGTAGCCTACGCTGCAGACCATACTCAACCGGTCCGGCCTGAACGCCCCTCAGCAGGCTGCTGGAAGCTGATTGAGTGGGGCCGTGGCGTCGATGAAGAGCGTCACCACCCCTCCCTGAACAGGGTCCGACGGCAGGATGATGGCGCCGTCCACGACGCCGTCGGGGTCATCCCCTGCCAGGGCCCGTGCCAAGGCCGCGCTTCGATACTGGATGTGCTCACAGCCGAACTGCACCGTGTCGTGGACGAGTACGGCGTCGCCCGGGAGCTCGCTTCGGAAGGCTGCCCTGGTCTGGCTGACGCCGATCGGGGGGATGTGATTGACGCGGTAGCTGATGACGCGGCCTGCGGGGGTGCAGAGCACATGGCTGTACCTGTCCAGGCCGTCGTTGAGGTACGGAAGGTAGAAATCGGCGCGCAGGGGATCCATCTCGTGATGGGCATTCCACGCCGCGAGGGTGGCGCCGAATGCGACCAGGGCATCGGCGGGTACAGCGGCTGCAGGTGAGCAGCGGGTCGTTGCGGGGCCGGATGGCGGGGGGGACGCCGTGGCCAGCGGCGTGCTCGCCGGTATCGGCGACGGAAAGGGTGGAACGGTTGGTGTCCGAGGTTCATCGCTGCCACATGCAACGAGCAGGACCACGAGCGTCAGGGCGATCAGGGCCGCCGGCGCCGCAGTGGTCGGGGCCAGCGCGCGGCACCCCCCGGGCCGGCTGGGCTTCCCGCGCATGGGCCGAGCCTACGCCGGTTGACGATTAGCATGGGTGGGTGCCTGTCGAACAGCCGCCCGGTGTGGTGGTGGGACCGGACGGCGTGGCCCGCTGCTGGTGGGCGGGGAGCGACCCGCTCTATGTGCGGTACCACGACGAGGAGTGGGGCCGTCCCTGCGGCGACGACGTGCGGCTGTTCGAGAAGCTCTGCCTCGAGGGCTTCCAGGCGGGGCTCAGCTGGCTGACCATCCTGCGCAAGCGCGAGCACTTCCGCGCCGCATTCGCGGGATTCGACATCGACGCGGTGGCCGGCTTCGGCGACGCGGACGTGGCCCGGCTGCTCGGCGACACGGGCATCGTCCGACACCGCGGGAAGATCGCCGCGACGGTCAACAATGCCGGCCGCTGCAGGGCTCTGCGCGAGGAGTTCGGCAGCCTCGCCGCCTACGTCTGGGAGTACGAGCCGGCCACCACCGACCGGGCCCGGGCGATGAGCGGGGACCTGCGGACGCGGGGCTGGTCGTTCGTGGGTCCGACCACCGCGTACTCCTTCATGCAGGCGATGGGACTGGTCAACGATCACCTCGACGGGTGCGCGGCGCGGGAGCAGGTCGAGCGTGACCGGGTCGGGTTCCCCAGGCCGGTGCGCCGATCCGGGCTCAGCGCCGCGCCGTGACCACCCAGACGCTGCCGGGCAGCGCCACGCCCTCGGGGCCGGCGAAGGGGGCGAGCGCCGTCTGCACCGCGGTCCGGGCGCGTCCCTGCACCTCGGGTGCGGCGGCGGCGTAGGCGGCGCGCACCGGGAGCACCGACAGCGCGATCTCCCCGACGCTCCCGGCCTCGCCGGGGCCGGCGAGGCGGACCGGCCGCTCCCGGCCCTCGACGGCGATCTCCGAGAACCCCGCCCGCTCGAGGATGGCCCGCGTCACCCCGGCCTCGGCGAGGGCGAACGGCGAGGGCGAGCCCGGCGCGGGAGCCGGGGGCGCCTCGAGGATGCCCGAGACCGCTGCGATCGGCACCGAGAACCACGGGTTCCGGTCGGGCGCCTGCCAGCAGACGAAGGCGAGCCGTCCCCCCGGGCGCAGCGCCGAGCCGAGGTTGGCGAACGCCGCCACCGGGTCGGCGAAGAACATCACCCCGAAGCGGGAGTGGACCAGGTGGAACGCCCCTGCCGGCAGCTCCGCCACCTGGGCGTCGGCGCGACGCAGCTCGACGGTGCCGAGGCCGGCCGCGGCGACCCGGCTCCGGGCCAGGTCCAGCATCACCTCCGAGATGTCGATCCCGACCACGCGTCCCGCCGGTCCGGTCCGCGCGGCGAGCTCGAGGACGGTCGCCCCGGTGCCGCAGCCGGCGTCGAGGACCCACTCGCCCGGGGCGGGTGCCCCGGCGTCGAGGCTGAGCTCGCCGAACGGCCCGACCAGGGCGTCGAGCCGCTCCTGGTGCTCGACCCAGGCGGGCCCGGCCTCGTCGTTCCAGAACCGCTCCTGCTCGGTGTTGGCGTTCACCCGGACCTCCGCATCGCTGCCGCGTGGTGGTGGAGCGCATCCCCGCACCCTAGACTCCGATGATGCCCGCCGACGATCCGCTGCGTGTCGTCGCCTCCTGGATCGCCGGCGC from the Candidatus Dormiibacterota bacterium genome contains:
- a CDS encoding DNA-3-methyladenine glycosylase I, whose product is MPVEQPPGVVVGPDGVARCWWAGSDPLYVRYHDEEWGRPCGDDVRLFEKLCLEGFQAGLSWLTILRKREHFRAAFAGFDIDAVAGFGDADVARLLGDTGIVRHRGKIAATVNNAGRCRALREEFGSLAAYVWEYEPATTDRARAMSGDLRTRGWSFVGPTTAYSFMQAMGLVNDHLDGCAAREQVERDRVGFPRPVRRSGLSAAP
- a CDS encoding chromate resistance protein ChrB domain-containing protein is translated as MHYVTRERIHVDRIATAWAIRRFVDPEATFGFIPRNVEVSAVDGIPFDLRGAELGHRRGRCTLDALIETYELADEGLRRMAAIVRGADLPHEDTTPLESPGVLALFTGVRDGCSTDEERLERGSVVCEALHAYCAQTREAGLRS
- a CDS encoding Chromate resistance protein ChrB, coding for MPAQPSPTWLVLAWRLPTGGSTERVGMWRSLRRLGATVLTPGAAALPFTEELEEQLDWLAQEVEQHGGDAWVLPVTRLPGGEERRIRARIIADRQAEYDALREDAMTFLRRAGEHPGPGTDADYAVRLRTENELVALQRRFQKIRTRDYLNAPGRREAATTIDRCLAFRQGISRKLTPVTDSVPGA
- a CDS encoding class I SAM-dependent methyltransferase, which produces MNANTEQERFWNDEAGPAWVEHQERLDALVGPFGELSLDAGAPAPGEWVLDAGCGTGATVLELAARTGPAGRVVGIDISEVMLDLARSRVAAAGLGTVELRRADAQVAELPAGAFHLVHSRFGVMFFADPVAAFANLGSALRPGGRLAFVCWQAPDRNPWFSVPIAAVSGILEAPPAPAPGSPSPFALAEAGVTRAILERAGFSEIAVEGRERPVRLAGPGEAGSVGEIALSVLPVRAAYAAAAPEVQGRARTAVQTALAPFAGPEGVALPGSVWVVTARR
- the hflX gene encoding GTPase HflX codes for the protein MAQTKTKTPNQPPTLSGADPTVGATITRVALIGTHSGGNRREGAEIQLDELEELARTLGAEVADRRLIQLREPHPATYLRTGTVETMEAALGELDRPAVLVNDSLTPRQQRNLQAAWKVPVLDRTEVILAIFARRARTAEGRIQVEMAQLEHLLPRLAGGWRHLERQRGGVGTRSGPGETQIEVDRRLVGQRLKRLRVRLKELERRRTTQRKARLDVPLATCALVGYTNAGKSTLLNRLTNSDVLADDLLFATLDPTSRLLSLPSSRRVILTDTVGFIQNLPTELVQAFAATLEEVRAARMLAVVVDASHPEAQSQLTTVLETLHSMDADQPALLVVSKADLVPPAELPHVVAGLRQIAETEPIVISSVTGDGLRDLRAAIDALAAQVVIETRSNRPVPTAAAEDEDDEEGMLAEDVLDPGDEEEPPGLAHSAAV
- the chrA gene encoding chromate efflux transporter → MVDADGSGVDAASPAPVGSFAALLRYFLYLGTFGFGGPIASVGYMQRDLVERRRWLDRQEFLNGVALGQMMPGPLAAQVAMWVGYLRKGAPGAAIIALPFILPSFILVVSVAVVYVHYEGVPVVQALFYGIAPGVMAIIVLAAIKLARLTNRRDARLWAISAVIMTITAATGAEIALLFIGAGLLMVAAEAPPRWLRLPGRAALLVPSGGSHPSLVAATAVTLSAGTLATLGLFFLKAGTFIFGSGLAIVPFLREGVVHDHHWLTERQFLDAVAMGLITPGPVVITAAFIGYLVAGFAGAVVATVAIFTPIYLGVVVPGRWFIRHRENSQLKAFVKGATAAAAGAIAGATIVLIRGAVVDLATTAIALASLALIWKLKVKEPFIVLGCAGAGLLLHR